The segment GATTCGTCTTAGCCTAATTAGTAGGCTCTATTCCCCATACTAATTTGTCATTTTGATAGAGTGTCACACGCTCCCAATCTGCGAATAAAGTCTTACTAGGATCGAAGGAGTAGTCATTGCTTTCGTCGAAATTCGACCAATTTTCCTTCGCCATGCGCAGTTGAATGATGCCGCTCTGACCGCCGGCAGGGATCGAACCTGCTCCGCTGGTAAACCGCAGTTCCACGTAGGAGTCGGTAAACACGGTTTGGATATTGGATGATCCGATCTCCGCCCAATCGATCCAGGCATTCACCCCTTCGCTGCCATCCTTTGTGAAGTAGTACCGCAGCTTCAGATCGCTCATGTTCACCGGGCTTGCACCGCGATTCACGATGTTGAAGTGCGGTTTGATCTGGTTGTTCACCGGATCGGTGTCAGCGGCCATATATTGAACAACTAAGTCTCCGTCGGGCTGCGGGACAGGATCTTCCGATCCAGGTCCTCCGGGTTCACCGGGTCCAGGCTCATCGGGATCAGGCAGTTCAATGGAACCGATCTTGATGCTGATCAGCGATGCAGCCGGGCTCTCCCCTGCTTCGTTTACCGCGGTGATGATGTAGTAATAAGTGACATTCTCCTCCAGAGAAGTGTCGGTATAGGAAGTTCCTCTGACATTAGCGATCAGCTGGTAAGGTCCTTCCGGATTCGTCGCCCGCTTGATGTTGTAAGAATCTGCACCTTCCGAAGCATTCCAAGTCAAGACAGTTTGCGCAGAGATCCCTGTGACGCTGTCAGGCTTATCCTGGGGTGGATCCGTTCCGTCACCCTCCTCAGTTATTAGTACCATATGATAAGCCGTAAGAGGCGGAATCGTATAGGTAAACTGATTGTTATCGATCGATGGGATCGCAGTGAACCTGCGAATCTCCGGACTTGCTTCATCGAAGCCGTAGACCTCGCCGAAGCGGTAGAGCTGATTGCTCGTCACTTGGATTGTCGCTTCCAGCGGCGTATCCAAACTCTTGTTCAAGACGATCAGATGCAGCTCATCATTGGTTTCACTGGTTACAGAGGCGTATGCCGAACTATTCTCGATATCCGAGGTCTCAGCATAGACACGAATATCACCGTAAGTCGAGCGGCTGCCGTCATAGTTGCGATAGAGTTCGTAGGCTGACTTGACATAGTCATAGCCGCCGTCGAACAGCCAGAAGTTGGACATGTAGACATCGTACTTGCCGAAGATGCCGAGCACATCGACCATGGCGATGCCGCCGGTGATCTCATTCTGTGCCCCGTAGTTAAATTCCGTAATCGCCAGCTTCGTGCCCGGATAGTACGTATCGATCGATTGCTGCAGCGTCGGCAGCAGCGGCAGATGGTGGCTGCCCCACTGCCCGATCCAGCTGTCCTCGATATACGTGGGATCCCAGAGGGTACGAGGCGCTTGCAGTCTGGCTTTCCTGGTCTCTTTGGTACCCACCTGGTCGGTGATGCGGATGTCGTCCCCTCTGGCTTCGGGGTACCAATGCACATCCAGCACGTCCAGCAGACGCTTGCCCTCTGCTTCCGATGCTTGGCGCATATGATCTAAGTAATAATCGATGAACCAGCCGTAATCGCCGCGGAGATCTTCCCAATCCTCGGCGTCCTGCAGTCCGGTATAAGCAGCATAACCATAGAGCGCAGGGCCGAAGATCTCAGCATATGGATCGACATCCTTCACCGCATTCGCCAGCGCGATGCTACGGTCGAGAAGCTCTTGCACCCCGGTGATGTTCGGATGGATCCTCGGATGGGTATGCGGCCACAACGCCGGTTCATTGTCTAGAGAATAGCCCTTTACCCCCGTTGGCGTCGAAGCGTTGCCATATTTGTGCACGAGGAAATGCACCTCCTCATCCACATAGACCTTGCCGTCATTCAGATTAGGGGTCAAGGTGAACGGTGCCCCCTTCCGATACACAACTTCATCCCAGCGATGGGAAGGAGCGGTTTCGCTTTCGAGAACGGTGCCGTTCCCATCCCGCGACACGTATCCGGCAAGCGGCAAGGTGATCAGTGAGTATGCTCCTTGTGCGATAGATTGTTCATGGAAGGTGGACAGCACACCGCCCGGCTCATTGCACTTATCTTCAGGCGTTTCAGTGAAGGTACAGGCATAATTGTCACTGGAGTGATACCAATCGCTGCCGGCATTAGACATATTGTTCTCCCAGTTGTAACCGGTGGTCCGGTTGCCGCCGAAACGCCGCACCGTAAGATGTTCCGAAAAATCCTGATTCGTGCCGTAGATATACGGACTGATCTCCCCTCGATCGCGGCTCGTATCGACCTGAATCGTAATCGCCGTTGAAGCTGCTGCCTGGGGAGCAAAGGGGACCGAAAGCCATGAGCTGCACGCTATGATGCCGGCAGTGAACATGGAAAGCCATTTGAATCTGGACCTGCGTGGCTTACTTACGCCGTTATCTTGCATCATCATTCACCCTCTTTTCCAAAAAAAGTGATCGTACATCCGTGAACGACCATCAACAGGACGACGATGCCTCATGCTGCCTCGCAGCGCGAATCATGGACGAACTGGATCACCTCCTTTATAAGCGGAACCCAGAGCGACACCTTGCGGTGCCGCTCTTGTTCCAGAGAGATATGAAAGATTAGGGTTCAATTCCCCATACCAGCTGACCATTGAGATACAGCGTGACTCGATCCCAATCAGCATAGGAGGTCTTGGTGGGATCGAAGGAGTAGTCGTTGGTCTCATCGAAGTTAGACCAGTCGTTCTTCGACATGCGGAGCTGAATGTCCCCTGTCTGCCCGCCAGCCGAGATCGAACCCGCACCGTTCGTAAAGGACAGCTCGACGTACGTATCTGTAAAGGTCGTCTGAATATTACTGCTGCCGATCTGTGCCCAATCGATCCAGGCGTTCATCGGCTGATTGCCGTCTTTGCTGAAGTAATAGCGCAAGGTCAGCTCGCTGAGGTTCACCGCTGTTGAACCGCGGTTCACGATATTAAAATGCGGCTTAATCTGGTTGTCATAAGGATTGGTATCCGCTGCGCGGTATTGAACGACTAGATCGCCCTCAGGAGCAGGAGTTGGTGTATCATCCTTAGGCGTGGCGCTGACTTGGATGGAGTTCGCACTTTCGCCGTGATCATTCACAGCGCTGACCACATAATAATAGGTCGTGCCATTGGTGACGTTCGTGTCAATATACTGGGATGAGGTTACTTGTGCGATCACGGTATACGGACCGCCGCTGGTCGTCGAACGCTTCACCAGGTAGGAGTCAGCTCGGGATGCATCCTGCCAATCCAGATCCACCCGCTTGTCGCCGGCTGTTGCCGTTAAGCCCAGCGGAACTGCCGGCGGCTCATCGCTCGGCTCTCCTGGTTCTTCGCCCGGATCCCCTGTTCCCGAACCAAGGATGCGCTCATACTCGGCATAGGCAGTAGCCATGTCGACCTGTGCCCAGAAGCGGTGATAGACGAAAGTCGGCTTGCCGTTCTCCCACTCGCCGGTTGATTCGTTGTAGGAGGATTGATAGATGGACTCAAGATAGCTCCACTGCGGGTCGTTGACGATATTGGGCCGCAGATCAGCATAGCTGATATAACCGCCGTTGCCGCCCTTGGCAGGATCTGACGGTACGCCCATGCTCGCGGAGACAGTATTGCCTTGACCCATCACGCCTGTCCAATCGTTCGGGATATAGATCTCCTTCGTGAAATAGCGGTAATAATCCGCACGTTCTTCCGGTATCGCGATGCCGATTCCGTCATTGTATTGCCATGCGATATCGAGCAGATCTTCGACTTTCTGCTTAGCCGAAGCGGCCAGATCTGTGTAGTCCCCAGTTTCCGCTTTGACGCCGGCGGCATAGAAGATCAGTGCCTTCGCATAGCTGCCCAGCACACCGACATCCTGACTCGGATCCTTCACCATTACCGTGAGGTTCGCATTATCCCCATCATAGGCGTCGAAACCGTTCCATGGATCCGGTTGTCCCGACCACTCGAGTGTAGAAGGCAGTGAGAATTCCCCGGGAGCAGCCACCGTTGCGATCGCCGGATCGCGGCCGCTGACCCGATTGCCGTTAGCATCAAGGTAGTATCCATCGTTATCAGTAACCGGGCGTTCATTGACGAAGACATAGTCGATGGACCAATCCACCCATTTGTCGATCACTTGCTTCGCCATTCGGAAATACTTAGAGCTCGTATCACCTTTGGAAGCTAAGATATAGTACAGCTCTGCAACACGCTCTACGGACCATGCTTGGAAGCCGAACCACTGGTTCGAACCCGGATCATGATAGACCGGATGATCGTCATAAGCCATGCCGTAGAAGGTGCTCACACCGCTTGGATAGCTGCTGTAATTACCGTTCCAGCTGTTGGTCGCACCACCCGCAATCGCGCCTTCTGTGGACTGCAGCCAGTTGTAGAACTCCAGCTGACGCTCAAGGGAGATCTCCCAATCACTCTGTGCCGTCGGAGAGCGCGGGATCAAGCCGCCATCCGGCTGCGACAGTGCGTATGCAGCAACCGGGTTCTGATAGCCTTGGTGCGTATGGCTGGAACCGATCCGCCAAGCCCAGTTTCCGCTGCCGTCATCGCCAAGCCCGCCGCCCCAGGCCGTATACCAAGCCATCAGGTAATGGGCGGAATTCTTGCCGTTACCTGAATTGGGCGAACCGTCTGAAGCGCTTCCAATCTGTTGGAAATACTTGTCGTACATATCATAGCGGAGGAAATCCCCCATCTTCTTGGCCTTATCCAAGTACACTTGATTGTTATAGCCTAACTCCTTAGCCCAGTACATCACTTGCACGGCGCGGGCGTCCGCATCGCTGGCATTCGTATAACGCCACTGTTTCGCCGGCGGCTGATTCTCCTTGGTGAACAAGGTCATGAATCCTTCGCCCGGCTTGCCAAAGCTGTGATCATCTTGGGAAGGGTGCGGAACCGCTTCCCATACCGACTCCTGCTCTCCGCGCTGGAATGTATTCACATACGTTGCCGTATGCGAGGGCGACAAGAGATTGCCGAACTGATACCAGTTATCGACGTCGAGCAGCCAGTGCATCAGATAAGTGGTGTTGCTGCCGTAAGTTTGTTTCAATTCAGCATCCAGCGGATCTTGGCCGGTCGGATATTGTCCGGAAATATCGCTTGGATACATATCCGGATAAGGATGTTCCGCAGCATAAGTAGCAGGACTCGATGGATTGTAATAGCTCATCGTCGGCTGCTCAGCCGCACCAGGAATGATATAGGTCTCCATATTATCCCACGCAGCTTCCAGCTTGCTCCAATCCCCGGTGTAATAGCCGTACAGCGTCTCCAGCCACAGCCAATAGCTGTAAGCCTCGGAAGTTGTCATGTGTCCGTAATCCGGCGCCTCGCTGATCAGCGTCTCCACGGAGTGGTAGGGGATCCCCTCCGGCGAGAAATATCCGTTATTCGGATCTTTGATCTGGTTGTAAAGTTCCAGGAATCTCGTCTTGTACACGGAATCCGCTGTGACATTGTAAGCTGGATCACTTGGAGCCGCATGGGCTGTAACAGCGCGGTCACCTCCAATCCCTGTGAAGAGAGAGGCGGTCATGGTCAAAGCCAAGGCCACGCTTCCCAACTTCCGTTTGAAGAAAGATTTCTTCATAATATACCTCCTCTGAGCGATTGTGTTGGGAGCCCGCAGTTATGCAAGCTCCCATCTATGTCTAAGGCGCGATACACGCCCTAAACATCATCGGTCTGACGAACAGGTCCTTTAACACCGATTAAGGTTCGATCCCCCATACCAGCTGTCCGTTCAGATAAAGCGTGACGCGTTCCCATGGAGCAAATGAGGTGATGCTTGGATTAAAGGAATAATCATTCGTTTCGTCAAAATTGGACCAGTCATTCTTAGACATCCGCAATTGAATGGGACCGCTTTCGCCGTTCGGGGAGATCCTGCCTGCTTGACTTGTGAAGCTCAGTTCGACGTATTCGTCAGTGAAAGAAGATTGAATATGGCTGCTGCCGATCTGCGCCCAGTCAATCCAAGCATTCATGGCTTGTCCGCCGTCTTTGCTGAAGTAGTAGCGCAGCTTGAGGTCACTGAGATTTACAGCCGTCGAGCCGCGATTCACGATATTAAAATGCGGTTTGATCTGATTGTCATAAGGGTTGGTATCCGCTGCAAGATATTCCACGATGAGATCTCCCTCCGGTACCGGCTGCGGGTCCGGATCTGGATCAGGGCCTGGTCCCGGGCCAGGATCGGGGTCCGGCTGCGGTTCGGTCTGCGAACCCGGCTCTTCGCCGAATTCCAAGACTCCCCCATCATAGACAGGGATATAAGGCGTCTTCTTGACCTGAGCCGTCAAACCTTGGTAGGAGTAATCATTGGCCGCATTCCAGAAGTTCGTTCCGGCCGGTGCGGCGATGCGGAATTGCACTTCCTTCTTATGCGCCGATTGTCCGCCCGGATAGATCTCGACACCGGTAAAATCGATATCGACATAATAGAGATGTTTCGATGCATCCCAGGCCTGTAATTGCGATACCTGTGCACCTTCGTTAAGATGCGTCGTTACGCGAATGTCGTTCGCCGTGTACCCTGCGGCATACACCTCAGACAGATCGACGAAATACTTAAAGGAAAGCTTATCGCCCATTCGCGCCGGCCAAGCTGAGCGATTGTTCAGAATTGCTTTGATCTCGGTGAAGTTGGCGCCTTGCGTATTGATCCCTGCTTCGACGAAGATCTCATCCTCCGTCACCGGCTCAGGCTGCGGGAAATTGCTGAGCGGCTGCTGGCCTTGTCCATAGAGCAGATACATCTTAGCCAGAGCACCGGTGAAGCCGGCATTATAATCCGTCGCCACTTCGTTGTTGATATAATTGCGAACATCGTCTTCATATGAATCATCCGCGTTAGGTCCGCCGACTAAGGCGCCGTAGAGAATATGCCGATGGGAGGATGGAATATCGAGACTATCCGCATAAGAGCCGTGGGCCGTCCGATGGTGCGGTCTTTGCGGCGGATTGTTGCCGAAGCCTACCACATAGCTGCTGTTGCGCGGATTATCCCCCAGGATGTAGAGGATCTGACTTGTGGCAAAATCGCGGTATCTCTGCTGTTTGGCCGGATCCTGCACCCAATCGGAATAGACAAAGGCTAGATAGGCGGTCGTCGAGGCATAGCGCAGCGCTCCCCATTGATCTAAGTAAGCTAAGCCGCCGGGTGTGTAGGTGATGCGCCGACCATTCACGCCGACGGACCAATAATCCAGATGATTCTCAACGGCTTGGATATACCGATGATCGTTGGTGATCCTAGCCATGAGCAGCTGAGCGCCTTTGTGCACGTCGTCCCAATTGTGGGCCCATTCATAGCCCCAGCTGAGAATGTTCTCGCCGACGCTTCGCGCCTTGTTTAGATAGTTCTCATCCTCCGTCGCCAGATACAGCCACACCGCTCCCCACATCAATTCATCCTCATAACCGCTCCAGGAGTTGTAATAATCCCGCGCATCGGTGATGCTGTCGGAATACTTGCCCCGGTAGGTGTCGGCGAATTGGTAGAGTTCCTTCGCATGCTGAAGCAGCAGCTGCGAATAAGCGGCATCCGTTTCCTCGAAGATGATCGAGGCTGCGGCCAGCGCCGCTGCGGTTCCGGCTGCGAGGTCGGAACCTGGATGCTGCGCATCGATCTTGTATGCCGGGCGCGGCATCGGCATCACTTCCGCCGGCCCCCACCAGTTATGGTCGAGAGTGCCGTTGCCGACTTGGCCATAGAATTCATTGGGTCCCGTATGCGCCTTGATAAAATAATCCGTCGCCCATTTGATATTGTCCAGCATGTACTCCAGCTGCCCTGTCTGCTCATAGGCTTCTCGGTACTCATAAACGGACCATGCCAGCATCGTTGCACTGTAAGCCATCGGCAAGCCAAACTTCACATGATCGCCGGCATCGTACCAGCCGCCGGTCAAGTCGTGCCCCACATCCATCCCATCCTGCAAGCCCGAATCCCCACGCCAGTTCAGACGATTGTTCTCCGGCAATTTGCCGGAGCGCTGCGCTTCATAGAAGAGGATCGACTTCTGAAGAGCTTCGGCATAGTTATAATCCGTAACCGCTGCCTGCGCTTCCTGAACGCGGCCGACCAGGCCGTAGGATACGGATGCAGTGAGTACCGATGACAGCACGGCAACCTTTAAGGTTCGCTTGACGCCCTTGGTGATGCTCCATACATTCCTGCGCACTTCCTAACCTCCTTTACTGAATATTGAGCAAGAGAAGCTGTCTCTTACCCACTTATCTGTTATTACGATCACTTGCTGCATTTTCTGTCCGTCCTGCGATAAAAACAAAGAACCTTCCACACTTCCATCGAAGCATGGCGAATCCCGTCCCGCGATAAACAGATTATTAGATAAAAAAAAGACGCTGGAATCCAGCGTCTCGATCTTGCACCTTAATCATATAAATGATATTCATCTAAGTTCATCGATGAACGGCCATTCTTCCCTCTGTTCCGGTCAGGCAAGGCATGTATTTCTTGTCTTCCATTGTTATAGAAGATGATCAGTTCATCTGAAGTAATCGACGCCGATACATTCGCCAAGTTAGCTGCGCTGTAAGATTGGACAAGCTGTTTCACATCAATGCTCTCCTCTCCGGCGTTCGTCCCCTCCTGCGCTCCTATATACCAGCTCCCAATGACAACGATAACAAGTACCAACACTGCTGCTATTCCTATAT is part of the Insulibacter thermoxylanivorax genome and harbors:
- a CDS encoding glycoside hydrolase family 44 protein, producing MMQDNGVSKPRRSRFKWLSMFTAGIIACSSWLSVPFAPQAAASTAITIQVDTSRDRGEISPYIYGTNQDFSEHLTVRRFGGNRTTGYNWENNMSNAGSDWYHSSDNYACTFTETPEDKCNEPGGVLSTFHEQSIAQGAYSLITLPLAGYVSRDGNGTVLESETAPSHRWDEVVYRKGAPFTLTPNLNDGKVYVDEEVHFLVHKYGNASTPTGVKGYSLDNEPALWPHTHPRIHPNITGVQELLDRSIALANAVKDVDPYAEIFGPALYGYAAYTGLQDAEDWEDLRGDYGWFIDYYLDHMRQASEAEGKRLLDVLDVHWYPEARGDDIRITDQVGTKETRKARLQAPRTLWDPTYIEDSWIGQWGSHHLPLLPTLQQSIDTYYPGTKLAITEFNYGAQNEITGGIAMVDVLGIFGKYDVYMSNFWLFDGGYDYVKSAYELYRNYDGSRSTYGDIRVYAETSDIENSSAYASVTSETNDELHLIVLNKSLDTPLEATIQVTSNQLYRFGEVYGFDEASPEIRRFTAIPSIDNNQFTYTIPPLTAYHMVLITEEGDGTDPPQDKPDSVTGISAQTVLTWNASEGADSYNIKRATNPEGPYQLIANVRGTSYTDTSLEENVTYYYIITAVNEAGESPAASLISIKIGSIELPDPDEPGPGEPGGPGSEDPVPQPDGDLVVQYMAADTDPVNNQIKPHFNIVNRGASPVNMSDLKLRYYFTKDGSEGVNAWIDWAEIGSSNIQTVFTDSYVELRFTSGAGSIPAGGQSGIIQLRMAKENWSNFDESNDYSFDPSKTLFADWERVTLYQNDKLVWGIEPTN
- a CDS encoding glycoside hydrolase family 48 protein; this encodes MKKSFFKRKLGSVALALTMTASLFTGIGGDRAVTAHAAPSDPAYNVTADSVYKTRFLELYNQIKDPNNGYFSPEGIPYHSVETLISEAPDYGHMTTSEAYSYWLWLETLYGYYTGDWSKLEAAWDNMETYIIPGAAEQPTMSYYNPSSPATYAAEHPYPDMYPSDISGQYPTGQDPLDAELKQTYGSNTTYLMHWLLDVDNWYQFGNLLSPSHTATYVNTFQRGEQESVWEAVPHPSQDDHSFGKPGEGFMTLFTKENQPPAKQWRYTNASDADARAVQVMYWAKELGYNNQVYLDKAKKMGDFLRYDMYDKYFQQIGSASDGSPNSGNGKNSAHYLMAWYTAWGGGLGDDGSGNWAWRIGSSHTHQGYQNPVAAYALSQPDGGLIPRSPTAQSDWEISLERQLEFYNWLQSTEGAIAGGATNSWNGNYSSYPSGVSTFYGMAYDDHPVYHDPGSNQWFGFQAWSVERVAELYYILASKGDTSSKYFRMAKQVIDKWVDWSIDYVFVNERPVTDNDGYYLDANGNRVSGRDPAIATVAAPGEFSLPSTLEWSGQPDPWNGFDAYDGDNANLTVMVKDPSQDVGVLGSYAKALIFYAAGVKAETGDYTDLAASAKQKVEDLLDIAWQYNDGIGIAIPEERADYYRYFTKEIYIPNDWTGVMGQGNTVSASMGVPSDPAKGGNGGYISYADLRPNIVNDPQWSYLESIYQSSYNESTGEWENGKPTFVYHRFWAQVDMATAYAEYERILGSGTGDPGEEPGEPSDEPPAVPLGLTATAGDKRVDLDWQDASRADSYLVKRSTTSGGPYTVIAQVTSSQYIDTNVTNGTTYYYVVSAVNDHGESANSIQVSATPKDDTPTPAPEGDLVVQYRAADTNPYDNQIKPHFNIVNRGSTAVNLSELTLRYYFSKDGNQPMNAWIDWAQIGSSNIQTTFTDTYVELSFTNGAGSISAGGQTGDIQLRMSKNDWSNFDETNDYSFDPTKTSYADWDRVTLYLNGQLVWGIEP
- a CDS encoding glycoside hydrolase family 9 protein, encoding MVGRVQEAQAAVTDYNYAEALQKSILFYEAQRSGKLPENNRLNWRGDSGLQDGMDVGHDLTGGWYDAGDHVKFGLPMAYSATMLAWSVYEYREAYEQTGQLEYMLDNIKWATDYFIKAHTGPNEFYGQVGNGTLDHNWWGPAEVMPMPRPAYKIDAQHPGSDLAAGTAAALAAASIIFEETDAAYSQLLLQHAKELYQFADTYRGKYSDSITDARDYYNSWSGYEDELMWGAVWLYLATEDENYLNKARSVGENILSWGYEWAHNWDDVHKGAQLLMARITNDHRYIQAVENHLDYWSVGVNGRRITYTPGGLAYLDQWGALRYASTTAYLAFVYSDWVQDPAKQQRYRDFATSQILYILGDNPRNSSYVVGFGNNPPQRPHHRTAHGSYADSLDIPSSHRHILYGALVGGPNADDSYEDDVRNYINNEVATDYNAGFTGALAKMYLLYGQGQQPLSNFPQPEPVTEDEIFVEAGINTQGANFTEIKAILNNRSAWPARMGDKLSFKYFVDLSEVYAAGYTANDIRVTTHLNEGAQVSQLQAWDASKHLYYVDIDFTGVEIYPGGQSAHKKEVQFRIAAPAGTNFWNAANDYSYQGLTAQVKKTPYIPVYDGGVLEFGEEPGSQTEPQPDPDPGPGPGPDPDPDPQPVPEGDLIVEYLAADTNPYDNQIKPHFNIVNRGSTAVNLSDLKLRYYFSKDGGQAMNAWIDWAQIGSSHIQSSFTDEYVELSFTSQAGRISPNGESGPIQLRMSKNDWSNFDETNDYSFNPSITSFAPWERVTLYLNGQLVWGIEP